Proteins co-encoded in one Salvia splendens isolate huo1 chromosome 4, SspV2, whole genome shotgun sequence genomic window:
- the LOC121799457 gene encoding serine-rich adhesin for platelets-like isoform X2, with protein sequence MGVELLEIGVKVRKGAIFTIRGCFKTVWSHPFLVGMLCFLIYLYRSSPLIFQLLVSASPILVCTAVLLGTLLSFGQPNIPEIEVEEKTTVEALSIKSRVLGDAAVVEGNESHFVERFDENIREDLNDAAPLIEERSRRSEASDGEERRRKRELGESRYKEKDEWIEDRLVNGDAKVNGEVIESDDDKSEADSFDSEKVNVDSLDSPPPSPWAQVEEREEEQEEESVKEQDEDEEEGSDSGSDCAESSSPDASMADIIPMLDELHPLLDEEGSPQNARLSRSSSDVASEKSLKSCHQTDDEYENHEHLEAGDDENEDGEDEEDAQGDKDEETKSVITWTEQDQKNLMDLGSSEIERNQRLENLILRRRARKNTSASLFAERNLIDLESTDLPFNIAPISTRRQNPFDLPQDSYDDSGLPPIPGSAPSVMLQRRNPFDIPYDSSEEKPDLKGDVFQEEFTSEPREPFFRRHESFNVRPSMFAPKRQDSRMRPYFVPERTISEESSSSLFQRQLSGLSDSKGSSIPETESITSVEDMEDKKLPETDCLPEREVVEQAGDAVEEEGPSRDPELISLQEVDTEELISKMESVAEHIGHGSQSSEDEDSLELDHCEKREVQVGESQLEDVTYCYEQGSASQCTEDQGFVHGSTVEAVESRYNRDSSSSSLSEVSERVFIDTEGEGLSMVEGNRDVEEPSVSSQTSLGSSDLNITSALAIDITQRAPVYDSSPRGLGQNTSSSSVSCDVLPVSEGSRRDIETDIETLPDSSISQLVAGESMPVDFVDIRDHENANTDLRRSSSSTSSASMEEHLMENHILDEVSVSADDKTIHGLVGVNESQLEDPSRTESSISVDSSAGIQHDTDENLISMIPSEGNTSLFYESAIQEPDFNYLNEVQALSTQVESFSDDQITQNDLNMPDAQEHDHYINSPSSPKFVSVLPSAIGTDSSRFDERTVVEEADKIVEIDKGILCELDNVGDFSIGHLGSGTGDLEKRVDSVGEESLSSTHREVHAVEVNKMERFLLSEESRDVRELDAEIQTSRAENIEISKVVENDHDSLHQETSDEGTLSAENEFLSGNSSVNHNHKDAFSRIPEMEVQSVENVGAVSTKAELASVETEVMVEVAEMSCQGQLDTDTSSAIPEIEASSIEDIDLAFKQTSSKEHVVLDPPQAELQNHEDTASAISESKSLSADDIDAAPTKTESTSVETETIGVSRTSSSEMTVVEASTVEDIELSFTQMSSEEPRVFEPVDEDTPSLIPELEARKVEGVDLASKKISSVEIEKHVFLEAELHDREDTPEQEVLLAEDVPKHTELASVETEVVMESADVSTQSRVHAEDTLEFTEIEASKVEEMDLEFEQIISKAIEKPADLEPVDTNSTSGMPEIEAGSVEAIHQAFQHIGSNKINECDVGETITEDTAPPRDASEPVSTNEASQMADRKTAVADCALPLVESRETQGASSELHVAEVFPLESKALPSTQVSDGETREQLKLKSNDESFEVNVDDKVGPSENKSGLSSVFEGEKPNHDDEAVTDLHSPSSGKGKSKLSRSSSSSSSSSSSSDSSSGDTDRV encoded by the exons ATGGGTGTTGAATTGTTGGAGATTGGAGTTAAAGTGAGGAAAGGTGCGATTTTTACAATCAGGGGGTGCTTTAAAACAGTTTGGAGTCATCCATTTCTTGTGGGCATGCTGTGTTTCTTGATATATTTGTACAGATCATCTCCTTTGATTTTTCAATTATTGGTGTCTGCATCTCCTATCCTTGTGTGCACTGCTGTTTTGCTTGGAACCCTTTTAAGTTTCGGGCAACCAAATATACCCGAAATCGAAGTAGAAGAGAAGACAACTGTAGAGGCTCTGTCGATTAAGAGTCGTGTTTTGGGTGATGCTGCTGTTGTTGAGGGAAATGAGAGCCACTTTGTTGAGAGATTTGATGAGAATATTAGGGAGGATTTGAATGATGCTGCCCCGCTGATTGAGGAAAGATCGCGGAGAAGTGAGGCGAGTGATGGTGAGGAGAGGAGAAGGAAGAGAGAGTTGGGTGAGTCGAGGTATAAGGAGAAAGATGAGTGGATTGAAGACAGGCTCGTCAATGGGGATGCAAAGGTGAATGGTGAAGTTATTGAATCAGATGATGACAAATCAGAAGCAGATTCTTTCGATTCCGAAAAGGTGAATGTGGATTCTCTGGATTCACCCCCTCCCTCTCCTTGGGCACAAGTCGAGGAGCGGGAGGAGGAACAAGAGGAAGAATCAGTGAAGGAGCAagatgaggatgaggaggagggcTCGGATTCTGGGTCTGATTGCGCTGAGAGCTCCTCTCCTGACGCCTCAATGGCTGACATAATCCCGATGCTTGATGAGCTCCATCCGTTGCTGGATGAGGAGGGCAGCCCTCAAAATGCTCGTCTCTCCCGTAGTAGCTCAGATGTAGCATCGGAAAAGTCACTAAAATCGTGTCATCAGACGGATGATGAGTATGAGAATCATGAGCACTTGGAAGCTGGTGATGATGAAAATGAAGACGgcgaagatgaagaagatgcaCAAGGAGATAAGGATGAGGAGACCAAATCCGTCATTACATGGACAGAGCAGGACCAGAAGAATCTCATGGATCTTGGAAGCTCTGAGATAGAGAGAAACCAACGTTTGGAGAATCTGATTTTGAGGAGGAGAGCAAGGAAAAACACAAGTGCGAGCTTGTTTGCAGAGAGGAATTTGATAGACTTGGAGAGTACCGATCTCCCTTTTAACATTGCTCCAATTTCGACGAGACGACAGAATCCGTTTGATCTCCCTCAAGATTCTTATGACGATTCAGGACTGCCTCCCATTCCTGGTTCAGCTCCCTCTGTTATGTTACAAAGGCGGAACCCTTTCGACATTCCTTATGACTCAAGCGAGGAGAAGCCTGACCTTAAGGGAGATGTGTTTCAAGAGGAGTTCACATCCGAACCCAGAGAGCCGTTTTTTCGCAGACACGAGAGCTTTAATGTCAGACCTTCGATGTTTGCACCTAAGAGGCAAGATTCCAGGATGAGGCCTTACTTTGTTCCCGAGAGAACAATCTCCGAAGAATCGAGCAGTTCTCTGTTTCAGAGACAGTTGAGTGGACTTAGTGACTCGAAGGGGAGCTCCATACCCGAAACGGAATCAATCACTTCAGTTGAGGATATGGAGGACAAGAAGCTTCCAGAAACAGATTGTCTGCCAGAAAGAGAGGTTGTTGAACAAGCAGGAGATGCCGTTGAGGAGGAGGGCCCTTCTCGTGATCCAGAGCTGATTAGCCTACAGGAGGTAGACACTGAAGAATTGATCTCCAAAATGGAGAGTGTTGCCGAGCATATCGGGCATGGAAGTCAATCTTCAGAAGACGAAGATAGTCTAGAGTTAGACCATTGCGAGAAGAGAGAAGTGCAAGTTGGAGAATCTCAATTGGAGGATGTAACCTATTGCTACGAGCAAGGAAGTGCATCCCAATGCACGGAAGATCAGGGTTTTGTACATGGTTCAACCGTGGAAGCTGTTGAGTCAAGATACAATAGAGATTCAAGCTCCTCATCACTTTCAGAAGTGAGTGAGAGGGTCTTCATTGATACAGAAGGTGAAGGGCTATCAATGGTGGAGGGAAACAGAGATGTTGAAGAACCAAGCGTCTCGAGCCAAACTTCTTTAGGAAGTAGCGATCTGAATATCACAAGTGCATTGGCTATCGACATAACACAACGGGCACCTGTTTACGATTCCAGCCCCCGAGGACTCGGTCAGAATACATCATCTTCCTCCGTTTCTTGTGATGTGCTTCCCGTATCTGAAGGGAGTCGTCGGGATATCGAGACAGACATCGAGACGTTGCCTGATTCGTCAATTTCCCAATTAGTAGCAGGTGAATCTATGCCAGTTGATTTCGTTGATATAAGAGATCATGAAAATGCAAACACTGATTTAAGGCGAAGTTCTTCATCCACGTCTTCTGCTTCGATGGAGGAACATCTCATGGAGAATCATATATTGGATGAAGTTTCAGTCTCCGCTGATGATAAAACTATTCATGGCCTAGTTGGAGTCAATGAGTCACAACTTGAAGATCCGTCGAGAACAGAAAGTTCAATCTCCGTTGATTCCTCTGCTGGTATTCAACATGACACCGACGAAAATTTAATCTCTATGATTCCATCTGAAGGAAACACATCTCTCTTTTATGAGAGTGCTATCCAAGAGCCAGATTTCAACTATCTCAATGAAGTGCAA GCATTGAGCACccaagttgagtcattttcggaTGATCAAATTACACAAAATGATTTGAACATGCCCGATGCCCAAGAGCATGACCACTACATCAACTCTCCATCAAGTCCTAAATTTGTTTCTGTTCTGCCAAGTGCCATAGGGACAGATAGTTCTCGTTTTGATGAGCGGACAGTGGTGGAAGAAGCAGACAAGATTGTGGAAATTGATAAAGGGATTTTGTGCGAGTTGGATAATGTTGGGGACTTTAGTATTGGACACTTGGGATCTGGCACGGGCGACTTAGAAAAGCGTGTAGATTCTGTTGGAGAAGAATCTTTGTCTTCAACACATCGTGAGGTTCACGCGGTTGAAGTGAACAAAATGGAACGTTTTCTTCTTTCAGAGGAATCAAGGGATGTTCGTGAACTGGACGCAGAGATACAAACAAGTAGAGCTGAAAATATTGAGATCTCGAAGGTCGTTGAAAATGACCATGATTCTCTTCATCAGGAAACATCCGATGAGGGAACACTGTCCGCAGAGAATGAATTCCTGTCTGGTAATTCGTCTGTGAATCACAATCACAAAGATGCTTTTTCCCGGATACCTGAAATGGAAGTGCAATCTGTAGAAAATGTTGGCGCTGTTTCCACGAAGGCTGAATTGGCATCAGTGGAAACTGAAGTCATGGTGGAAGTTGCTGAGATGTCCTGTCAAGGTCAACTTGATACAGATACCAGCTCTGCGATTCCTGAAATCGAAGCTAGTTCCATTGAAGATATTGATCTAGCCTTCAAGCAAACCAGTTCTAAAGAGCACGTTGTTTTGGATCCACCTCAAGCTGAGCTTCAGAATCATGAAGATACTGCTTCTGCAATATCTGAATCTAAATCACTATCCGCAGATGACATTGATGCTGCTCCTACTAAAACTGAATCCACGTCTGTGGAAACTGAAACCATAGGAGTTTCTCGGACATCCAGCTCTGAGATGACTGTAGTTGAAGCTAGTACAGTCGAAGATATTGAATTGTCATTTACGCAAATGAGTTCCGAGGAACCTCGAGTTTTTGAACCCGTTGACGAAGATACCCCTTCTCTGATTCCTGAACTTGAAGCTAGAAAAGTCGAAGGGGTTGATCTTGCGTCCAAGAAAATCAGTTCTGTGGAAATCGAGAAGCATGTTTTTCTAGAAGCTGAACTTCACGATCGTGAAGATACACCGGAACAGGAAGTCCTATTGGCAGAAGATGTTCCCAAGCATACTGAATTGGCTTCTGTTGAAACTGAAGTCGTCATGGAAAGTGCTGATGTATCCACTCAAAGTCGAGTCCACGCAGAGGACACTCTTGAATTTACTGAAATTGAAGCTAGTAAAGTTGAAGAAATGGATCTGGAATTTGAGCAGATCATTTCTAAGGCGATTGAGAAACCGGCTGATTTGGAGCCAGTGGATACAAATTCTACTTCTGGGATGCCTGAAATTGAAGCTGGTTCAGTCGAAGCTATTCATCAGGCATTCCAGCATATCGGTTCCAACAAGATCAATGAGTGTGATGTTGGGGAAACCATAACCGAGGATACAGCACCACCCAGGGATGCGAGTGAGCCAGTATCCACTAATGAGGCATCACAAATGGCTGATAGAAAAACAGCCGTAGCTGATTGCGCTCTGCCACTTGTTGAATCTAGAGAAACGCAAGGAGCCTCTTCTGAACTGCATGTTGCTGAAGTTTTTCCTTTGGAGAGTAAGGCTCTTCCTTCAACTCAAGTGTCAGATGGTGAAACGAGAGAACAGCTAAAGCTAAAGTCGAATGATGAATCATTTGAAGTCAACGTTGATGATAAGGTAGGACCCTCTGAAAACAAGTCTGGCCTTAGCAGTGTCTTTGAGGGCGAAAAGCCAAACCACGACGATGAAGCAGTTACAGACTTGCATTCTCCATCTTCTGGTAAAGGAAAAAGTAAACTATCTAGAAGCTCAAGTTCCAGTTCCAGCTCCAGCTCTAGCTCCGACTCAAGCTCGGGTGATACCGACAGAGTATAG
- the LOC121799457 gene encoding serine-rich adhesin for platelets-like isoform X1, giving the protein MGVELLEIGVKVRKGAIFTIRGCFKTVWSHPFLVGMLCFLIYLYRSSPLIFQLLVSASPILVCTAVLLGTLLSFGQPNIPEIEVEEKTTVEALSIKSRVLGDAAVVEGNESHFVERFDENIREDLNDAAPLIEERSRRSEASDGEERRRKRELGESRYKEKDEWIEDRLVNGDAKVNGEVIESDDDKSEADSFDSEKVNVDSLDSPPPSPWAQVEEREEEQEEESVKEQDEDEEEGSDSGSDCAESSSPDASMADIIPMLDELHPLLDEEGSPQNARLSRSSSDVASEKSLKSCHQTDDEYENHEHLEAGDDENEDGEDEEDAQGDKDEETKSVITWTEQDQKNLMDLGSSEIERNQRLENLILRRRARKNTSASLFAERNLIDLESTDLPFNIAPISTRRQNPFDLPQDSYDDSGLPPIPGSAPSVMLQRRNPFDIPYDSSEEKPDLKGDVFQEEFTSEPREPFFRRHESFNVRPSMFAPKRQDSRMRPYFVPERTISEESSSSLFQRQLSGLSDSKGSSIPETESITSVEDMEDKKLPETDCLPEREVVEQAGDAVEEEGPSRDPELISLQEVDTEELISKMESVAEHIGHGSQSSEDEDSLELDHCEKREVQVGESQLEDVTYCYEQGSASQCTEDQGFVHGSTVEAVESRYNRDSSSSSLSEVSERVFIDTEGEGLSMVEGNRDVEEPSVSSQTSLGSSDLNITSALAIDITQRAPVYDSSPRGLGQNTSSSSVSCDVLPVSEGSRRDIETDIETLPDSSISQLVAGESMPVDFVDIRDHENANTDLRRSSSSTSSASMEEHLMENHILDEVSVSADDKTIHGLVGVNESQLEDPSRTESSISVDSSAGIQHDTDENLISMIPSEGNTSLFYESAIQEPDFNYLNEVQKMQALSTQVESFSDDQITQNDLNMPDAQEHDHYINSPSSPKFVSVLPSAIGTDSSRFDERTVVEEADKIVEIDKGILCELDNVGDFSIGHLGSGTGDLEKRVDSVGEESLSSTHREVHAVEVNKMERFLLSEESRDVRELDAEIQTSRAENIEISKVVENDHDSLHQETSDEGTLSAENEFLSGNSSVNHNHKDAFSRIPEMEVQSVENVGAVSTKAELASVETEVMVEVAEMSCQGQLDTDTSSAIPEIEASSIEDIDLAFKQTSSKEHVVLDPPQAELQNHEDTASAISESKSLSADDIDAAPTKTESTSVETETIGVSRTSSSEMTVVEASTVEDIELSFTQMSSEEPRVFEPVDEDTPSLIPELEARKVEGVDLASKKISSVEIEKHVFLEAELHDREDTPEQEVLLAEDVPKHTELASVETEVVMESADVSTQSRVHAEDTLEFTEIEASKVEEMDLEFEQIISKAIEKPADLEPVDTNSTSGMPEIEAGSVEAIHQAFQHIGSNKINECDVGETITEDTAPPRDASEPVSTNEASQMADRKTAVADCALPLVESRETQGASSELHVAEVFPLESKALPSTQVSDGETREQLKLKSNDESFEVNVDDKVGPSENKSGLSSVFEGEKPNHDDEAVTDLHSPSSGKGKSKLSRSSSSSSSSSSSSDSSSGDTDRV; this is encoded by the exons ATGGGTGTTGAATTGTTGGAGATTGGAGTTAAAGTGAGGAAAGGTGCGATTTTTACAATCAGGGGGTGCTTTAAAACAGTTTGGAGTCATCCATTTCTTGTGGGCATGCTGTGTTTCTTGATATATTTGTACAGATCATCTCCTTTGATTTTTCAATTATTGGTGTCTGCATCTCCTATCCTTGTGTGCACTGCTGTTTTGCTTGGAACCCTTTTAAGTTTCGGGCAACCAAATATACCCGAAATCGAAGTAGAAGAGAAGACAACTGTAGAGGCTCTGTCGATTAAGAGTCGTGTTTTGGGTGATGCTGCTGTTGTTGAGGGAAATGAGAGCCACTTTGTTGAGAGATTTGATGAGAATATTAGGGAGGATTTGAATGATGCTGCCCCGCTGATTGAGGAAAGATCGCGGAGAAGTGAGGCGAGTGATGGTGAGGAGAGGAGAAGGAAGAGAGAGTTGGGTGAGTCGAGGTATAAGGAGAAAGATGAGTGGATTGAAGACAGGCTCGTCAATGGGGATGCAAAGGTGAATGGTGAAGTTATTGAATCAGATGATGACAAATCAGAAGCAGATTCTTTCGATTCCGAAAAGGTGAATGTGGATTCTCTGGATTCACCCCCTCCCTCTCCTTGGGCACAAGTCGAGGAGCGGGAGGAGGAACAAGAGGAAGAATCAGTGAAGGAGCAagatgaggatgaggaggagggcTCGGATTCTGGGTCTGATTGCGCTGAGAGCTCCTCTCCTGACGCCTCAATGGCTGACATAATCCCGATGCTTGATGAGCTCCATCCGTTGCTGGATGAGGAGGGCAGCCCTCAAAATGCTCGTCTCTCCCGTAGTAGCTCAGATGTAGCATCGGAAAAGTCACTAAAATCGTGTCATCAGACGGATGATGAGTATGAGAATCATGAGCACTTGGAAGCTGGTGATGATGAAAATGAAGACGgcgaagatgaagaagatgcaCAAGGAGATAAGGATGAGGAGACCAAATCCGTCATTACATGGACAGAGCAGGACCAGAAGAATCTCATGGATCTTGGAAGCTCTGAGATAGAGAGAAACCAACGTTTGGAGAATCTGATTTTGAGGAGGAGAGCAAGGAAAAACACAAGTGCGAGCTTGTTTGCAGAGAGGAATTTGATAGACTTGGAGAGTACCGATCTCCCTTTTAACATTGCTCCAATTTCGACGAGACGACAGAATCCGTTTGATCTCCCTCAAGATTCTTATGACGATTCAGGACTGCCTCCCATTCCTGGTTCAGCTCCCTCTGTTATGTTACAAAGGCGGAACCCTTTCGACATTCCTTATGACTCAAGCGAGGAGAAGCCTGACCTTAAGGGAGATGTGTTTCAAGAGGAGTTCACATCCGAACCCAGAGAGCCGTTTTTTCGCAGACACGAGAGCTTTAATGTCAGACCTTCGATGTTTGCACCTAAGAGGCAAGATTCCAGGATGAGGCCTTACTTTGTTCCCGAGAGAACAATCTCCGAAGAATCGAGCAGTTCTCTGTTTCAGAGACAGTTGAGTGGACTTAGTGACTCGAAGGGGAGCTCCATACCCGAAACGGAATCAATCACTTCAGTTGAGGATATGGAGGACAAGAAGCTTCCAGAAACAGATTGTCTGCCAGAAAGAGAGGTTGTTGAACAAGCAGGAGATGCCGTTGAGGAGGAGGGCCCTTCTCGTGATCCAGAGCTGATTAGCCTACAGGAGGTAGACACTGAAGAATTGATCTCCAAAATGGAGAGTGTTGCCGAGCATATCGGGCATGGAAGTCAATCTTCAGAAGACGAAGATAGTCTAGAGTTAGACCATTGCGAGAAGAGAGAAGTGCAAGTTGGAGAATCTCAATTGGAGGATGTAACCTATTGCTACGAGCAAGGAAGTGCATCCCAATGCACGGAAGATCAGGGTTTTGTACATGGTTCAACCGTGGAAGCTGTTGAGTCAAGATACAATAGAGATTCAAGCTCCTCATCACTTTCAGAAGTGAGTGAGAGGGTCTTCATTGATACAGAAGGTGAAGGGCTATCAATGGTGGAGGGAAACAGAGATGTTGAAGAACCAAGCGTCTCGAGCCAAACTTCTTTAGGAAGTAGCGATCTGAATATCACAAGTGCATTGGCTATCGACATAACACAACGGGCACCTGTTTACGATTCCAGCCCCCGAGGACTCGGTCAGAATACATCATCTTCCTCCGTTTCTTGTGATGTGCTTCCCGTATCTGAAGGGAGTCGTCGGGATATCGAGACAGACATCGAGACGTTGCCTGATTCGTCAATTTCCCAATTAGTAGCAGGTGAATCTATGCCAGTTGATTTCGTTGATATAAGAGATCATGAAAATGCAAACACTGATTTAAGGCGAAGTTCTTCATCCACGTCTTCTGCTTCGATGGAGGAACATCTCATGGAGAATCATATATTGGATGAAGTTTCAGTCTCCGCTGATGATAAAACTATTCATGGCCTAGTTGGAGTCAATGAGTCACAACTTGAAGATCCGTCGAGAACAGAAAGTTCAATCTCCGTTGATTCCTCTGCTGGTATTCAACATGACACCGACGAAAATTTAATCTCTATGATTCCATCTGAAGGAAACACATCTCTCTTTTATGAGAGTGCTATCCAAGAGCCAGATTTCAACTATCTCAATGAAGTGCAA AAAATGCAGGCATTGAGCACccaagttgagtcattttcggaTGATCAAATTACACAAAATGATTTGAACATGCCCGATGCCCAAGAGCATGACCACTACATCAACTCTCCATCAAGTCCTAAATTTGTTTCTGTTCTGCCAAGTGCCATAGGGACAGATAGTTCTCGTTTTGATGAGCGGACAGTGGTGGAAGAAGCAGACAAGATTGTGGAAATTGATAAAGGGATTTTGTGCGAGTTGGATAATGTTGGGGACTTTAGTATTGGACACTTGGGATCTGGCACGGGCGACTTAGAAAAGCGTGTAGATTCTGTTGGAGAAGAATCTTTGTCTTCAACACATCGTGAGGTTCACGCGGTTGAAGTGAACAAAATGGAACGTTTTCTTCTTTCAGAGGAATCAAGGGATGTTCGTGAACTGGACGCAGAGATACAAACAAGTAGAGCTGAAAATATTGAGATCTCGAAGGTCGTTGAAAATGACCATGATTCTCTTCATCAGGAAACATCCGATGAGGGAACACTGTCCGCAGAGAATGAATTCCTGTCTGGTAATTCGTCTGTGAATCACAATCACAAAGATGCTTTTTCCCGGATACCTGAAATGGAAGTGCAATCTGTAGAAAATGTTGGCGCTGTTTCCACGAAGGCTGAATTGGCATCAGTGGAAACTGAAGTCATGGTGGAAGTTGCTGAGATGTCCTGTCAAGGTCAACTTGATACAGATACCAGCTCTGCGATTCCTGAAATCGAAGCTAGTTCCATTGAAGATATTGATCTAGCCTTCAAGCAAACCAGTTCTAAAGAGCACGTTGTTTTGGATCCACCTCAAGCTGAGCTTCAGAATCATGAAGATACTGCTTCTGCAATATCTGAATCTAAATCACTATCCGCAGATGACATTGATGCTGCTCCTACTAAAACTGAATCCACGTCTGTGGAAACTGAAACCATAGGAGTTTCTCGGACATCCAGCTCTGAGATGACTGTAGTTGAAGCTAGTACAGTCGAAGATATTGAATTGTCATTTACGCAAATGAGTTCCGAGGAACCTCGAGTTTTTGAACCCGTTGACGAAGATACCCCTTCTCTGATTCCTGAACTTGAAGCTAGAAAAGTCGAAGGGGTTGATCTTGCGTCCAAGAAAATCAGTTCTGTGGAAATCGAGAAGCATGTTTTTCTAGAAGCTGAACTTCACGATCGTGAAGATACACCGGAACAGGAAGTCCTATTGGCAGAAGATGTTCCCAAGCATACTGAATTGGCTTCTGTTGAAACTGAAGTCGTCATGGAAAGTGCTGATGTATCCACTCAAAGTCGAGTCCACGCAGAGGACACTCTTGAATTTACTGAAATTGAAGCTAGTAAAGTTGAAGAAATGGATCTGGAATTTGAGCAGATCATTTCTAAGGCGATTGAGAAACCGGCTGATTTGGAGCCAGTGGATACAAATTCTACTTCTGGGATGCCTGAAATTGAAGCTGGTTCAGTCGAAGCTATTCATCAGGCATTCCAGCATATCGGTTCCAACAAGATCAATGAGTGTGATGTTGGGGAAACCATAACCGAGGATACAGCACCACCCAGGGATGCGAGTGAGCCAGTATCCACTAATGAGGCATCACAAATGGCTGATAGAAAAACAGCCGTAGCTGATTGCGCTCTGCCACTTGTTGAATCTAGAGAAACGCAAGGAGCCTCTTCTGAACTGCATGTTGCTGAAGTTTTTCCTTTGGAGAGTAAGGCTCTTCCTTCAACTCAAGTGTCAGATGGTGAAACGAGAGAACAGCTAAAGCTAAAGTCGAATGATGAATCATTTGAAGTCAACGTTGATGATAAGGTAGGACCCTCTGAAAACAAGTCTGGCCTTAGCAGTGTCTTTGAGGGCGAAAAGCCAAACCACGACGATGAAGCAGTTACAGACTTGCATTCTCCATCTTCTGGTAAAGGAAAAAGTAAACTATCTAGAAGCTCAAGTTCCAGTTCCAGCTCCAGCTCTAGCTCCGACTCAAGCTCGGGTGATACCGACAGAGTATAG
- the LOC121799458 gene encoding leucine-rich repeat protein 1-like isoform X2, whose protein sequence is MAGRGDLLVFLVLAAVSSSLLLPKAHCNSEGDALHTLRRTLTDPDNVLQSWDPNLVNPCTWFHITCNQDNRVTRLDLGNSKLSGHLVPELGKLEYLQYLELYKNNIQGAIPDELGNLKSLISLDLYNNNISGKIPPSLGNLKSLVFLRLNDNQLRGPIPRTLAGIHTLKVVFENNPRLEGPELQGLASYDTNCS, encoded by the exons ATGGCCGGAAGAGGAGATTTACTGGTATTTCTGGTCTTAGCTGCTGTGTCTTCCTCGCTGCTTTTGCCGAAAGCTCATTGCAACTCGGAGGGTGACGCTCTCCACACACTTCGCCGGACCTTGACCGACCCGGACAACGTGCTTCAGAGCTGGGATCCCAACCTTGTCAATCCCTGCACCTGGTTCCACATCACCTGCAACCAGGACAACCGCGTCACTCGCCT GGATCTTGGCAACTCAAAGTTGTCTGGTCATCTTGTACCTGAGCTCGGGAAACTTGAATATCTCCAATATCT GGAACTGTACAAAAATAACATCCAAGGGGCAATTCCTGACGAACTGGGTAACTTGAAGAGTTTAATAAGTTTGGATCTATACAACAATAATATCTCAGGGAAAATCCCTCCATCCCTGGGAAATCTGAAATCCCTCGTCTTTCT ACGTCTTAATGATAATCAACTACGTGGACCAATCCCAAGGACACTTGCTGGTATACATACATTGAAAGTTGT CTTTGAGAACAATCCTCGACTCGAGGGTCCAGAGCTGCAGGGACTTGCAAGTTACGACACAAACTGCTCTTAA
- the LOC121799458 gene encoding leucine-rich repeat protein 1-like isoform X1 gives MAGRGDLLVFLVLAAVSSSLLLPKAHCNSEGDALHTLRRTLTDPDNVLQSWDPNLVNPCTWFHITCNQDNRVTRLDLGNSKLSGHLVPELGKLEYLQYLELYKNNIQGAIPDELGNLKSLISLDLYNNNISGKIPPSLGNLKSLVFLRLNDNQLRGPIPRTLAGIHTLKVVDVSNNNLCGTIPSNDPFEHIPLNNFENNPRLEGPELQGLASYDTNCS, from the exons ATGGCCGGAAGAGGAGATTTACTGGTATTTCTGGTCTTAGCTGCTGTGTCTTCCTCGCTGCTTTTGCCGAAAGCTCATTGCAACTCGGAGGGTGACGCTCTCCACACACTTCGCCGGACCTTGACCGACCCGGACAACGTGCTTCAGAGCTGGGATCCCAACCTTGTCAATCCCTGCACCTGGTTCCACATCACCTGCAACCAGGACAACCGCGTCACTCGCCT GGATCTTGGCAACTCAAAGTTGTCTGGTCATCTTGTACCTGAGCTCGGGAAACTTGAATATCTCCAATATCT GGAACTGTACAAAAATAACATCCAAGGGGCAATTCCTGACGAACTGGGTAACTTGAAGAGTTTAATAAGTTTGGATCTATACAACAATAATATCTCAGGGAAAATCCCTCCATCCCTGGGAAATCTGAAATCCCTCGTCTTTCT ACGTCTTAATGATAATCAACTACGTGGACCAATCCCAAGGACACTTGCTGGTATACATACATTGAAAGTTGT AGATGTCTCCAATAACAATTTGTGTGGTACAATACCTTCCAATGATCCATTTGAGCACATCCCTTTAAACAA CTTTGAGAACAATCCTCGACTCGAGGGTCCAGAGCTGCAGGGACTTGCAAGTTACGACACAAACTGCTCTTAA